A region from the Deinococcus radiotolerans genome encodes:
- a CDS encoding MotA/TolQ/ExbB proton channel family protein has product MTILDLVRAAGPLLWVLLALSVYVVYLSAARAQALSRLGADARALIERVRAVTAESGPNAALVEVDRAAHPSPAAQVLRAGLARADRGVPAAESAMHSALLHEDARLYAGLGALGTAAQVAPLLGLLGTVIGMVRSFLVFSQTTAPTPAQLATGISEALINTAAGLIVAVIAYVARGALRARADRIMVQAEQVREDLPGWLTRPAPATSPARADTPMPEVALTFGGAQ; this is encoded by the coding sequence ATGACCATCCTTGATCTGGTTCGCGCGGCTGGCCCGCTCCTGTGGGTGCTGCTGGCCCTGTCTGTGTACGTGGTCTACCTGAGCGCGGCGCGCGCGCAGGCCCTCTCGCGGCTGGGCGCGGACGCCCGGGCCCTCATCGAACGCGTCCGCGCCGTGACGGCCGAGAGCGGCCCGAACGCGGCGCTGGTCGAGGTGGACCGCGCCGCGCACCCCAGCCCCGCCGCGCAGGTCCTGCGCGCCGGACTGGCCCGCGCCGACCGGGGCGTACCCGCCGCCGAGAGCGCCATGCACTCCGCGCTGCTGCACGAGGACGCCCGCCTGTACGCCGGACTGGGCGCCCTGGGCACCGCCGCGCAGGTCGCGCCGCTGCTGGGCCTGCTGGGCACCGTGATCGGCATGGTCCGCTCGTTCCTGGTGTTTAGCCAGACCACGGCCCCCACGCCCGCGCAACTGGCCACCGGGATCAGCGAGGCGCTGATCAACACCGCCGCCGGGCTGATCGTGGCGGTGATCGCGTACGTGGCGCGCGGCGCGCTGCGGGCCCGCGCCGACCGGATCATGGTGCAGGCCGAACAGGTGCGCGAGGACCTGCCCGGCTGGCTGACCCGCCCCGCGCCCGCCACCAGTCCCGCCCGGGCCGATACGCCCATGCCGGAGGTCGCGCTGACGTTCGGCGGCGCGCAGTGA
- the sufC gene encoding Fe-S cluster assembly ATPase SufC: MTHQLEIRNLHATVGDQPILKGINLTVPRGELHAIMGPNGNGKSTLAKVIVGDPEYTVTEGEILVDGQNILEMEPDERARLGVFLAFQYPVEIPGVTIANFLRLAMQARKAEGEEVSFTEFYGKLQSALKTLEWDESIVERYLNAGFSGGEKKRNEILQMLMLEPNYIIMDETDSGLDVDALKIVSKGVNSMRGENLGGLIITHYQRLLDYIVPDKVHIILDGKVVQTGGPELAKKMDTEGYDWVKELATA, encoded by the coding sequence ATGACCCACCAGCTCGAAATCCGCAACCTGCACGCCACCGTCGGCGACCAGCCCATCCTCAAAGGCATCAATTTGACCGTGCCCCGCGGCGAACTGCACGCCATCATGGGCCCCAACGGCAACGGCAAGAGCACCCTGGCCAAGGTCATCGTCGGCGACCCCGAATACACCGTCACCGAAGGCGAAATCCTCGTCGACGGTCAGAACATCCTCGAGATGGAACCCGACGAACGCGCCCGCCTGGGCGTCTTCCTGGCCTTCCAGTACCCCGTCGAGATTCCCGGCGTTACCATCGCCAACTTCCTGCGCCTCGCCATGCAGGCCCGCAAGGCCGAAGGCGAAGAAGTGAGCTTCACCGAGTTCTACGGCAAGCTCCAGAGCGCCCTGAAAACCCTCGAATGGGACGAGAGCATCGTCGAACGCTACCTGAACGCCGGCTTCAGCGGCGGCGAGAAGAAACGCAACGAGATCCTCCAGATGCTCATGCTGGAACCCAACTACATCATCATGGACGAAACCGACAGCGGCCTCGACGTCGACGCCCTGAAGATCGTCTCCAAGGGCGTGAACAGCATGCGCGGCGAGAACCTCGGCGGCCTGATCATCACCCACTACCAGCGCCTGCTCGACTACATCGTCCCCGACAAGGTCCACATCATCCTCGACGGCAAGGTCGTCCAGACCGGCGGCCCCGAACTCGCCAAGAAGATGGACACCGAAGGCTACGACTGGGTCAAGGAACTCGCCACGGCGTAA
- the sufB gene encoding Fe-S cluster assembly protein SufB — protein sequence MTINPEVNEINATYEYGWSSPERYAIKAPKGLSRDVVEMISKAKDEPQWMLDFRLKALDIFLSKPMPEWGADLSGLNLDEIYYYIKPEGFNARSWDDVPADVKETFERLGIPEAERAALAGVGAQYESEMVYHNLKEEWEKLGVVFLSIEDGLKEYPELFREHFATIVPPEDNKFAAVNSAVWSGGSFVYVPKGVKVDIPLQTYFRINAESSGQFERTLIIIDEGAQAHYIEGCTAPAYSSDSFHSGVIEIVVKEGARFRYSTIQNWSHNVYNLVTQRAAVYGNGVMEWVDGNLGSKVTMKYPACYLLEEGARGEVLSIAMAGRGQHQDAGAKIVHFAPHTSGTIVSKSISKDSGRSSYRGLVKIYEGAKGSKTNVECDALLLDEEARTDTYPYIEIEEKDASVGHEATVSKINDDQILYLQSRGLSEDEAAGLIVRGFIEPIAKELPLEYAVELNRLIELEMEGSVG from the coding sequence ATGACCATCAATCCTGAAGTGAACGAGATCAACGCCACGTACGAGTACGGGTGGAGCAGCCCGGAACGCTACGCGATCAAGGCCCCCAAGGGCCTGAGCCGCGACGTCGTGGAAATGATCAGCAAGGCCAAGGACGAACCCCAGTGGATGCTGGATTTCCGCCTGAAGGCCCTGGACATCTTCCTGAGCAAGCCCATGCCCGAGTGGGGCGCGGACCTGTCGGGTCTGAACCTCGACGAGATCTACTACTACATCAAGCCCGAGGGCTTCAACGCGCGCAGCTGGGACGACGTGCCCGCCGACGTGAAGGAGACCTTCGAGCGTTTGGGCATCCCCGAGGCGGAGCGCGCCGCGCTGGCCGGTGTGGGCGCGCAGTACGAATCCGAGATGGTGTACCACAACCTCAAGGAGGAGTGGGAGAAGCTCGGCGTGGTGTTCCTGAGCATCGAGGACGGCCTGAAGGAGTACCCGGAGCTGTTCCGCGAGCACTTCGCGACGATCGTGCCGCCCGAGGACAACAAGTTCGCGGCCGTGAACAGCGCCGTATGGTCGGGCGGGAGCTTCGTGTACGTGCCCAAGGGCGTGAAGGTGGACATTCCCCTGCAGACGTACTTCCGCATCAACGCGGAGAGCAGCGGGCAGTTCGAGCGCACTCTGATCATCATCGACGAGGGCGCGCAGGCGCACTACATCGAGGGCTGCACCGCCCCCGCGTACTCCAGTGACTCCTTCCACTCCGGCGTGATCGAGATCGTCGTGAAGGAAGGCGCGCGCTTCCGCTACAGCACCATCCAGAACTGGAGCCACAACGTCTACAACCTCGTGACGCAGCGCGCCGCCGTGTACGGCAACGGCGTCATGGAATGGGTGGACGGGAACCTGGGCAGCAAGGTCACCATGAAGTACCCCGCCTGCTATCTGCTGGAGGAAGGCGCGCGCGGTGAAGTCCTGTCGATCGCCATGGCCGGTCGCGGCCAGCACCAGGACGCCGGGGCGAAGATCGTGCACTTCGCGCCTCACACCAGCGGCACCATCGTGTCCAAGAGCATCAGCAAGGACTCCGGACGCAGCAGCTACCGCGGCCTCGTGAAGATCTACGAGGGTGCCAAGGGCAGCAAGACCAACGTCGAATGCGACGCCCTCCTGCTGGACGAGGAAGCCCGCACCGACACCTACCCCTACATCGAGATCGAGGAAAAAGACGCCAGCGTCGGCCACGAAGCGACCGTCTCCAAGATCAACGACGACCAGATCCTGTACCTCCAGAGCCGCGGCCTGTCTGAAGACGAGGCGGCCGGGCTGATCGTGCGCGGCTTCATCGAACCCATCGCGAAGGAACTCCCCCTGGAGTACGCCGTGGAACTGAACCGCCTGATCGAACTGGAAATGGAAGGCTCGGTCGGCTGA
- a CDS encoding VOC family protein, translating into MKLNHINLGVTDVPQAVEIFERFFGLRQADGMPRTDAMTFLLDDADSLISVFRAKDVVYPKVFHIGFLQDSPEQVRAIHAQLTQGGFTVPAPRENHGRLTFYFDAPFGVVIEVESFLG; encoded by the coding sequence ATGAAACTCAATCACATCAATCTGGGCGTCACGGACGTGCCGCAGGCGGTCGAGATCTTCGAGCGGTTCTTCGGGCTGCGGCAGGCGGACGGCATGCCCCGCACGGACGCGATGACGTTCCTGCTGGACGACGCGGATTCGCTGATCTCGGTGTTCCGGGCGAAGGACGTGGTGTACCCGAAGGTGTTTCACATCGGGTTCCTGCAGGACTCGCCGGAGCAGGTGAGGGCCATTCACGCGCAGCTGACCCAGGGTGGCTTCACGGTGCCCGCACCGCGTGAGAACCACGGTCGGCTCACTTTTTATTTTGACGCGCCGTTCGGCGTGGTGATCGAAGTCGAATCGTTCCTCGGCTGA
- the sufD gene encoding Fe-S cluster assembly protein SufD codes for MTQFNDQLAQVQGPEWLSAKRRESLELFTTLDVPQESVEAWKYTRVDVDFDALRPHGKRDVVSDVSALPASVQERLSGTDVGAFLVLDGPDVVYRTELPAELAAKGVIFTDLKTAVEQHADKVQQYLYSVVPAEVPDDTTIAAPGTTPSKSPDPSEGKFSALAAALWTNGAFVYVPRGVEVELPLGSFRVMSEAGTYTATRTLVVAEENAQVTFIDEQDSEALPGTYAIGAVELVVKDGARVRYVSIQNWGEGVTHIQRQRGDVGRDATLNSLVVTMGGTLSRTEMQSYLRGQGADSEMLALYFANADQHFDHYTLQHHAAANAHSDLLYKGVNNDAAVGVFSGMIKVDLGAQKTDAYQKHRTLMLSSEARNYSVPQLEINANDVRCSHGSTTSPVDQEALFFLRSRGISKETAEKMLVTAFLEDVLGRVPLASVVKYIEGIIAKKVGAA; via the coding sequence ATGACTCAATTCAATGATCAACTGGCGCAGGTGCAGGGGCCCGAGTGGCTGAGCGCGAAGCGCAGGGAAAGCCTGGAGCTGTTCACGACGCTGGACGTCCCGCAGGAGTCGGTGGAGGCGTGGAAGTACACGCGCGTAGACGTGGATTTCGACGCGCTGCGCCCGCACGGCAAGCGTGACGTGGTCTCGGACGTCTCGGCGCTGCCCGCGAGCGTGCAGGAGCGCCTGAGTGGCACGGACGTGGGCGCGTTCCTCGTGCTGGACGGCCCGGACGTGGTGTACCGCACGGAACTCCCGGCGGAACTGGCCGCGAAGGGCGTGATCTTCACCGACCTGAAGACGGCGGTGGAGCAGCACGCGGACAAGGTGCAGCAGTACCTCTACAGTGTGGTGCCGGCGGAAGTGCCGGACGACACGACGATCGCCGCGCCCGGCACGACGCCCAGCAAGAGCCCGGACCCCAGCGAAGGGAAGTTCAGTGCGCTGGCGGCGGCCCTGTGGACGAACGGCGCGTTCGTGTACGTGCCGCGCGGCGTGGAAGTCGAGCTGCCCCTGGGGAGCTTCCGCGTGATGAGCGAGGCTGGTACTTACACCGCGACCCGCACGCTGGTGGTGGCCGAGGAGAACGCGCAGGTGACGTTCATCGACGAGCAGGATAGCGAGGCGCTGCCCGGCACGTACGCGATCGGCGCGGTGGAACTCGTGGTGAAAGACGGCGCGCGCGTCCGGTACGTCAGCATCCAGAACTGGGGCGAGGGCGTCACGCACATCCAGCGCCAGCGCGGCGACGTGGGCCGCGACGCGACCCTGAACTCCCTGGTCGTCACGATGGGCGGCACCCTGAGCCGCACCGAGATGCAGTCCTACCTGCGCGGGCAGGGCGCGGACAGCGAGATGCTGGCCCTGTACTTCGCGAACGCCGACCAGCACTTCGACCACTACACCCTCCAGCATCACGCCGCCGCGAACGCGCACAGCGACCTGCTGTACAAGGGCGTGAACAACGACGCTGCGGTCGGGGTGTTCAGCGGCATGATCAAGGTGGACCTGGGCGCGCAGAAGACCGACGCGTACCAGAAGCACCGCACGCTGATGCTGTCCAGCGAGGCCCGCAACTACAGTGTGCCGCAGCTGGAAATCAACGCGAACGACGTGCGGTGCAGCCACGGCAGCACCACCAGCCCCGTCGATCAGGAGGCGCTGTTCTTCCTGCGGTCGCGCGGCATCAGCAAGGAAACCGCCGAGAAGATGCTCGTCACCGCGTTCCTGGAGGACGTGCTGGGCCGCGTGCCCCTGGCGAGCGTCGTGAAGTACATCGAGGGCATCATCGCCAAGAAGGTCGGCGCGGCCTAA